In Desulfotignum phosphitoxidans DSM 13687, the following proteins share a genomic window:
- a CDS encoding type II toxin-antitoxin system MqsA family antitoxin, whose product MIKKCVFCGGNDYESKKTDYLYSYKGNYLLVPNTPVEICSTCGMVFYEAAVLKKIEKHFFAIQKKEEQPDSYIQLPQMAFGGV is encoded by the coding sequence ATGATTAAGAAATGTGTTTTTTGTGGCGGCAATGACTATGAATCAAAAAAAACAGATTATTTGTATTCATACAAGGGTAATTATTTGCTTGTACCAAATACTCCTGTGGAAATTTGTAGTACTTGTGGGATGGTTTTCTACGAAGCTGCTGTTTTGAAGAAGATCGAGAAGCACTTCTTTGCAATTCAAAAAAAAGAGGAACAGCCTGACTCTTATATTCAATTGCCTCAAATGGCGTTTGGGGGGGTCTGA